From Anopheles darlingi chromosome 2, idAnoDarlMG_H_01, whole genome shotgun sequence, the proteins below share one genomic window:
- the LOC125947956 gene encoding protein maelstrom homolog, which translates to MPKKPAKNGFFFYMLEWQQRAEASGKKKLSLAQVQEQAGPSWTAMNAVQRAPYLEKAKQSKLSGGDGVKLTSQGIPVSQIDAERREKEEHEAAIINRLKAMLETASQNDTLESLDFFIISFAYFCVNSDGDYLPAEMAVVRFNLKDGVHAKLHMLINPGCLPLGMAYDAQQHANDDHQLPTPPDALGESDFDIINDKLLQFLGYNNGRIPLLFTERDDVAKVENMLRGIFGISVTKDQLGVGSLADMFFHLKRATEKQGLDTQTFGSVHRAQLLITKDIYDYTVGIACDYHETNCNVKNCALSRCVRWGYVIADNCCMDLCIELQPGKHVPANADTTSQYATPAYNSNISSSGAYDTDDKSYVSFATVSRVTSPFYGGSSSNGGYRANSTVPCNDSTDSKVDVKRPVKLEYESPLSVGEPMAKHQHRDLDLQSNYAWSAVSGTSSTSRGRGRGLLLGDLSVLGAAGRGKLK; encoded by the exons ATGCCGAAAAAGCCAGCCAAAAATGGATTCTTTTTCTACATGCTCGAATGGCAGCAACGGGCTGAGGCTAGCGGAAAAAAGAAGCTCAGCCTCGCTCAAGTTCAGGAACAAGCAGGTCCTTCGTGGACG GCGATGAACGCGGTTCAACGTGCTCCCTACTTAGAAAAGGCAAAGCAGAGCAAATTGagtggcggcgatggtgtTAAGCTGACCTCGCAAGGCATCCCGGTGTCGCAGATCGATGCCGAAAGGCGTGAGAAGGAGGAACATGAAGCGGCGATCATTAACCGACTTAAAGCGATGCTAGAAACGGCTTCACAGAATGACA CGCTGGAGAGCTTGGATTTTTTTATCATCTCATTCGCGTACTTCTGTGTCAACTCGGACGGTGACTACTTGCCGGCTGAGATGGCGGTGGTCCGCTTCAATTTGAAGGATGGAGTGCACGCCAAGCTTCATATGCTAATTAACCCTGGCTGCCTGCCCCTCGGTATGGCTTACGATGCGCAGCAGCACGCAAACGATGACCACCAGCTCCCTACACCACCGGACGCGCTGGGTGAATCGGACTTTGATATTATCAACGATAAGTTGTTGCAGTTCTTGGGCTATAACAATGGCCGTATTCCGCTACTTTTTACTGAGCGGGACGACGTGGCGAAGGTAGAGAACATGCTACGGGGTATCTTCGGTATCAGCGTTACCAAGGACCAGCTGGGCGTCGGTTCGCTGGCCGATATGTTCTTTCATCTGAAGCGTGCTACCGAGAAGCAAGGATTGGATACACAGACCTTTGGCTCGGTACACCGCGCTCAGCTTTTAATAACCAAGGACATATATGACTATACTGTCGGCATCGCCTGTGATTACCACGAAACGAATTGCAACGTAAAGAACTGTGCCCTGTCACGGTGTGTCCGTTGGGGCTACGTCATAGCGGACAACTGCTGCATGGATCTGTGCATCGAACTGCAACCCGGAAAGCACGTGCCGGCCAACGCCGATACGACATCGCAGTACGCCACTCCAGCGTATAACAGCAAtattagcagcagcggcgcgtACGATACCGACGATAAATCGTACGTATCATTTGCCACGGTCTCCCGCGTTACGAGTCCCTTTTACGGAGGAAGTTCGAGCAATGGTGGTTATCGGGCTAACTCCACGGTACCGTGCAACGACTCGACCGATAGCAAAGTCGATGTGAAGAGACCGGTCAAGCTCGAGTATGAATCGCCTCTGAGTGTAGGGGAACCAATGGCAAAGCATCAGCACCGCGATTTGGATCTGCAGAGCAATTACGCTTGGTCAGCCGTGTCCGGCACGAGTTCCACGAGCCGCGGTCGTGGACGCGGACTGCTACTGGGTGATCTATCTGTTTTGGGAGCGGCGGGACGTGGCAAATTGAAGTAG
- the LOC125948012 gene encoding uncharacterized protein LOC125948012 — MAFMMPVMKNEFDIYKGRQRRISECSNQSNCRSRKVSESSRSDGPSLSTSPGNEGGGGGGGFLAGSPGHRSHPMYMSHLASRPQFSRNSSRTSQSSLIASSPSKASTVGCSPPKGPNGGNVMPGPVSSSVGSQSSLNKFHTRLVDKLRKSLRKSKSNDSRS, encoded by the coding sequence ATGGCGTTCATGATGCCGGTGATGAAGAACGAGTTCGATATCTACAAGGGCAGGCAACGGCGGATATCCGAGTGCTCGAACCAAAGCAACTGCCGGTCGCGCAAGGTATCGGAAAGTTCGCGCTCGGACGGTCCCAGCCTCTCGACCTCACCCGGCAAcgagggaggtggtggtggtggtggcttcctGGCCGGTTCACCGGGTCACCGCAGCCACCCGATGTACATGTCACATCTGGCCTCCCGGCCCCAGTTTTCCCGCAACTCGTCCCGCACCTCTCAAAGCTCACTGATTGCCTCAAGCCCGTCAAAGGCCAGCACCGTCGGTTGCAGCCCCCCCAAGGGCCCGAACGGCGGTAATGTGATGCCCGGACCGGTCTCCTCCTCTGTTGGCAGCCAGAGCAGTCTCAACAAGTTCCACACCCGGTTGGTCGACAAGCTGCGGAAGTCGCTCCGCAAAAGCAAATCCAACGACAGCCGCTCATGA